The following are encoded together in the Aerococcus mictus genome:
- a CDS encoding DUF1538 domain-containing protein, which produces MDVLIDSFKETAYSVLPVVAIVLVLSFFVVDVPANMLLAFIIGAILLMLGLTIFLTGIDVGMTPIGNHLGHYVAGNSSVKVIAVISFIIGFAVTIAEPDLLILGLQIQEATSGALSQQLVVLSVSIGVGIMIAFGVFRLLKRIALKHFFALVYGIILILAIFSEDSNIAMGFDASGATTGALTTPFILALSGSLAQRMGGKDAEDNAFGLVGAMSTGPILATLLLILLSQSNIQPAESVVEPTQNVFYAIVSSFLPTLVESIIALIPIVLLFIYMNWRHFQLDKEELMDIFKGIIYTVIGLTIFLVGVHEGFMDMGKFLGQAMAERGNLWLIITGFILGLVVVLAEPAVHVLGDQVEDVTGGYIPNKILMIALSIGVALAVGLSMLRISSDQLMVWHFLLPGFALAILLSYQVPNLFTGIAFDAGGVASGPMTATFILAFAQGAADYLPNANALDAFGVIAFVAMIPVIMVELLGLIFKIQTKTSD; this is translated from the coding sequence ATGGATGTTTTAATTGATAGTTTTAAAGAAACAGCTTACTCGGTATTACCTGTGGTGGCTATTGTATTAGTGCTATCATTTTTTGTGGTTGATGTGCCGGCTAATATGTTGCTCGCTTTTATTATCGGGGCGATTTTACTCATGTTAGGGCTGACGATTTTTCTAACTGGTATTGATGTGGGGATGACCCCAATTGGAAATCACTTAGGTCACTATGTTGCCGGAAATAGTTCGGTTAAGGTCATTGCAGTAATCAGTTTTATTATTGGTTTTGCAGTGACTATCGCTGAGCCAGACTTATTGATACTGGGTCTGCAAATTCAAGAGGCGACTTCAGGTGCCTTGAGTCAGCAACTAGTCGTCTTATCAGTCTCTATTGGTGTGGGGATCATGATTGCATTTGGAGTATTTCGACTCTTGAAACGAATTGCTTTAAAGCATTTCTTTGCACTTGTTTACGGAATTATTTTAATACTAGCTATTTTTTCTGAAGACTCTAACATTGCTATGGGGTTTGACGCTTCTGGCGCGACTACAGGGGCATTAACCACTCCCTTTATTTTAGCCTTGTCAGGTTCCCTTGCCCAAAGGATGGGGGGAAAGGACGCTGAAGACAACGCCTTTGGTCTGGTTGGCGCCATGAGTACTGGGCCAATCTTAGCGACCCTTTTACTGATTCTATTATCGCAAAGTAATATTCAACCGGCTGAATCGGTGGTTGAACCGACACAAAATGTGTTTTATGCGATTGTATCCAGTTTTCTGCCGACTCTAGTTGAATCGATTATTGCCCTTATCCCGATTGTTCTCTTATTTATCTATATGAACTGGAGACATTTCCAACTTGATAAAGAAGAATTGATGGATATTTTTAAAGGAATTATTTATACGGTGATTGGTTTAACTATTTTCCTAGTTGGCGTTCATGAAGGTTTCATGGATATGGGGAAATTCCTTGGTCAAGCCATGGCTGAAAGAGGAAATCTATGGTTAATTATTACTGGATTTATTCTTGGTTTAGTTGTTGTTCTCGCTGAGCCTGCTGTCCATGTCTTGGGAGACCAAGTTGAGGATGTTACGGGTGGATATATTCCTAATAAAATCCTTATGATTGCACTCTCCATAGGAGTGGCTCTAGCAGTCGGTTTATCCATGTTACGAATTTCCAGTGACCAGTTAATGGTCTGGCATTTCCTCTTACCTGGTTTTGCCCTGGCCATCCTCTTGTCTTACCAAGTCCCTAATCTATTTACTGGGATCGCTTTTGACGCTGGTGGGGTAGCTTCTGGTCCGATGACAGCTACTTTTATTTTAGCCTTTGCCCAAGGAGCAGCTGACTATCTCCCCAATGCAAATGCATTAGATGCCTTTGGTGTGATTGCTTTTGTTGCTATGATTCCGGTGATCATGGTAGAATTACTCGGATTAATATTTAAGATTCAAACAAAGACAAGTGATTAA
- the rbfA gene encoding 30S ribosome-binding factor RbfA, protein MSTNRRVERVSQEILREVNSILRKEVKDPRVKNITITDVDLTGDLQNATIYYSTLSDSQSEHEKVQKGLDKVSGLVRSLLGQRLRIYKTPEVVFKRDESIEYGQRIDQLLAQLNKED, encoded by the coding sequence ATGTCTACGAATCGTCGCGTAGAGCGAGTTAGTCAAGAAATCTTACGCGAAGTTAACTCGATTCTGCGTAAAGAAGTGAAAGATCCTCGTGTCAAAAATATTACCATTACTGATGTTGATTTAACTGGTGATTTACAAAACGCTACCATTTATTATTCCACCTTATCTGATTCACAAAGTGAGCATGAAAAAGTGCAAAAGGGACTTGATAAGGTCAGTGGCTTAGTACGTTCGTTGTTAGGTCAACGCTTACGTATTTATAAGACACCAGAAGTTGTCTTTAAGCGGGATGAATCGATCGAATATGGTCAACGTATTGACCAGTTATTGGCTCAGTTAAATAAAGAAGATTAA
- a CDS encoding P-II family nitrogen regulator: MNKEPVLFLAIVKEGMASRLLKRAKQAGASGGTIIRAYGTVQSNLLRSLGLQGTEREIFLTIVPKEKEAEIHAHLEDALKLKKKGTGVLFSFDVSSYLGNQNHSYFFNEADQKNKDQLLVTIVQRDLADQVVDAARDEGAKGATILHGRGSGAHEKSSIFSIQIEPEKEIVWMVLPANKIKQVTDNISETMKITEPGHGLIFSLPISSVSGLIGQGKKA, translated from the coding sequence GTGAATAAAGAACCAGTTTTATTTTTAGCCATTGTTAAAGAAGGGATGGCTAGCCGTTTATTGAAGCGCGCCAAACAAGCTGGTGCATCAGGTGGAACGATTATTAGAGCCTACGGGACTGTTCAAAGCAACTTATTGCGGTCCTTGGGTTTACAAGGAACCGAACGTGAAATCTTTTTAACCATTGTTCCAAAAGAAAAAGAAGCGGAAATCCATGCCCATTTAGAAGATGCCCTGAAATTAAAGAAAAAGGGGACAGGTGTCCTATTTTCTTTTGATGTGTCTTCTTATTTAGGCAATCAAAACCATAGTTATTTCTTTAATGAGGCAGACCAGAAAAACAAAGACCAGCTCCTGGTAACCATAGTACAAAGGGATTTAGCTGATCAAGTGGTTGATGCTGCCCGTGACGAAGGAGCTAAGGGAGCAACGATTTTACACGGTCGTGGAAGTGGCGCCCATGAAAAATCCAGCATTTTTTCCATTCAAATTGAACCCGAAAAAGAGATTGTTTGGATGGTTCTTCCCGCCAATAAAATTAAACAAGTAACAGATAACATTTCAGAGACAATGAAAATTACGGAGCCAGGACATGGGCTAATTTTTTCCTTGCCGATCTCAAGTGTCAGTGGCTTGATAGGTCAGGGCAAAAAAGCCTAG
- the infB gene encoding translation initiation factor IF-2 → MSKKRVYEYAKEKNISSKELLASAKKAGLSYTSHMSSMTDEDIQTMEKYFAKGKSQPKQKESSQEKQGNKQSQSEKAGKKQEKHNHNKGEKKPANKQEEKGQDHKKKDGQSGKNSQSNTNKKANKKNNKKNRRKNNKQSKYEDKHLKHNQRKKVQHNNSSAPSRKKKESPEKIEFTDGMTVAELAKKIKRSPADIIKSLMMLGVMANQNQALDSDTIQLILAEYGIEAEEKVIIDPTDFDHYFEEAKEEKADNLQERPAVVTIMGHVDHGKTTLLDYLRHANVVEGEAGGITQHIGAYQVHANDKEITFLDTPGHAAFTTMRSRGADVTDIVVIVVAADDGVMPQTVEAINHAKAAEVPIIVAVNKIDKPQANPDRVKQELTEYELIPEEWGGDTIFVNISAKFGENIDELLEMILLVAEVEELKANPNRNALGSVIEAELDAHRGAVATILVQEGTLHQGDAIVVGDTYGRVRTMTNDQGRRIKSAGPSTPIEITGLQEAPQAGDRFVVFDDEKTARNIGERRAQQAQELRRHQTHKVTLDNLFDTIKEGEMKTVNIIIKADVQGSVEAIASSMKKIDVEGVKVDIIHGAVGAINESDVSLAAASNAVIIGFNVRPTPTAKTQAQEEEVEIRLHNVIYNALQEVEDAMKGQLDPEYKEEITGYVTIRETYHVSKLGTIGGGYVTDGYIERNSKIRLIRDNIVIYEGQLSSLRRFQDDVKQVNKGYECGLMIEDYNDIKVDDQIEAYHMVEVKR, encoded by the coding sequence ATGTCAAAAAAACGTGTCTATGAATATGCAAAAGAAAAAAATATTTCTAGTAAGGAGTTATTAGCTAGTGCTAAAAAGGCTGGATTATCCTACACTAGCCATATGTCTTCGATGACAGATGAAGATATCCAAACCATGGAAAAGTATTTTGCAAAGGGAAAAAGTCAGCCTAAGCAAAAAGAGTCTAGCCAAGAGAAACAAGGTAATAAGCAATCTCAGTCTGAAAAAGCTGGTAAAAAACAAGAAAAGCATAATCATAACAAAGGCGAGAAAAAACCAGCGAATAAGCAAGAAGAAAAAGGCCAAGACCATAAAAAGAAGGACGGTCAATCCGGCAAGAACAGCCAATCAAACACTAATAAAAAGGCCAATAAGAAAAACAATAAAAAGAATCGCCGTAAAAATAACAAACAATCAAAATATGAGGACAAGCATTTAAAACATAATCAACGTAAAAAAGTCCAACATAATAATTCTTCGGCTCCTAGCCGCAAGAAAAAAGAAAGCCCAGAAAAAATTGAATTTACTGATGGCATGACCGTTGCTGAGTTAGCTAAAAAAATCAAAAGGTCTCCAGCTGATATTATTAAGAGTTTGATGATGCTTGGTGTTATGGCCAACCAAAACCAAGCTTTAGATTCAGATACTATTCAATTAATTTTAGCTGAATATGGCATTGAAGCTGAAGAAAAGGTTATCATTGATCCTACTGACTTCGACCATTATTTTGAAGAGGCTAAAGAAGAAAAAGCGGATAATTTACAAGAACGTCCAGCCGTTGTAACCATTATGGGTCACGTTGACCACGGGAAAACTACCTTACTAGATTACTTAAGACACGCTAACGTGGTTGAAGGGGAAGCTGGTGGCATTACCCAACATATTGGTGCCTACCAAGTCCATGCTAATGACAAAGAAATTACCTTTTTAGATACTCCGGGACACGCGGCCTTCACTACCATGCGTTCACGTGGAGCTGACGTTACCGATATTGTCGTCATTGTTGTAGCAGCTGATGATGGTGTTATGCCACAAACTGTTGAAGCCATTAACCATGCTAAGGCAGCTGAAGTACCTATTATCGTAGCAGTTAATAAAATTGATAAACCACAGGCCAACCCTGACCGCGTTAAACAAGAATTAACCGAATATGAGTTGATTCCAGAAGAATGGGGCGGCGATACCATTTTTGTTAATATTTCAGCCAAGTTTGGTGAAAATATTGATGAATTACTTGAAATGATTCTCTTAGTGGCTGAAGTTGAAGAACTAAAAGCCAATCCTAATCGCAACGCCCTTGGTTCTGTGATTGAAGCGGAATTAGATGCCCATCGTGGTGCCGTAGCGACTATTTTGGTTCAAGAAGGGACTTTACACCAAGGAGACGCTATTGTTGTAGGAGACACTTATGGACGGGTTCGTACCATGACTAACGACCAAGGTCGTCGGATTAAATCAGCAGGTCCTTCAACGCCAATTGAAATTACCGGTCTACAAGAAGCTCCTCAAGCAGGCGACCGTTTTGTGGTCTTTGATGATGAAAAGACTGCCAGAAATATTGGTGAACGTCGTGCCCAACAAGCTCAAGAATTACGCCGCCATCAAACCCATAAGGTGACCCTTGATAACCTGTTTGATACCATTAAAGAAGGCGAAATGAAGACCGTTAATATTATTATTAAGGCCGATGTCCAAGGTTCTGTTGAGGCTATTGCCTCCAGTATGAAGAAAATTGATGTTGAAGGCGTTAAGGTTGATATTATTCATGGTGCTGTCGGTGCCATTAACGAGAGTGATGTATCCTTAGCGGCAGCTTCCAATGCAGTTATTATTGGTTTCAATGTCAGACCAACACCAACAGCTAAAACCCAAGCCCAAGAAGAAGAAGTCGAAATTCGTCTTCATAACGTGATTTACAACGCGCTTCAAGAAGTTGAAGATGCAATGAAAGGTCAGTTAGATCCAGAATATAAAGAAGAAATTACGGGTTATGTAACGATTCGGGAAACCTACCATGTTTCTAAGTTAGGAACTATCGGTGGAGGTTATGTCACGGATGGATATATCGAAAGAAACAGTAAAATTCGCTTAATTCGCGATAATATTGTTATCTATGAAGGCCAATTATCTTCACTACGCCGTTTCCAAGATGATGTTAAACAAGTTAACAAAGGCTATGAATGTGGATTGATGATTGAAGACTATAATGATATTAAAGTGGACGATCAAATCGAAGCCTACCATATGGTAGAAGTGAAGCGTTAA
- the nusA gene encoding transcription termination factor NusA, whose amino-acid sequence MSKQLIQAFEMLEQEKGISKDTIIDAVQSALVFAYKRNFDQAQNVEVVFDDKKGSFHVYSVKEVVETVMDSNLEVSLEDALEINRGYEIGDKIRFEVTPEDFGRIAAQTAKQVITQRLREAEREIIYEEFIDYEDDLLTGTVERQDRRYIYVNLGKIEAVLTPEGQIPGEYFQPHDRIQVYVERVENTTKGPQIYVSRTHPNMLKRLFEQEVPEIYDGTVEIRAIAREAGDRSKLAVYSNDPNVDPVGTCVGPRGSRVQTVVNELKGENMDIIEWDEDPAVLIANALNPADVLAVHFVPNEQACVVVVPDNHLSLAIGKRGQNARLAAKLTGYKIDIKSETEYEDYQDSEEYKEKFLQDQNLEAESEEVESLLNDVNAGEELMSDPAALASDSLVSEETDPLLSEVSADDQAGFENYDEENIHPDDMEEIVSDVEESDEVTYDELLDEGQDLEKE is encoded by the coding sequence ATGAGTAAACAACTAATTCAAGCCTTTGAAATGTTAGAACAAGAAAAAGGTATATCAAAGGATACCATTATAGATGCTGTGCAATCAGCATTGGTCTTTGCTTACAAGCGAAATTTTGACCAGGCACAAAATGTCGAAGTTGTTTTTGATGATAAAAAAGGGAGTTTCCACGTTTATTCTGTAAAAGAAGTGGTGGAAACCGTGATGGACTCTAATTTAGAAGTATCCCTAGAGGATGCTTTGGAAATCAATCGGGGTTACGAAATTGGCGATAAAATTCGCTTTGAAGTCACTCCAGAAGATTTTGGGCGTATCGCAGCACAAACAGCCAAGCAGGTCATCACCCAACGTTTACGTGAAGCAGAACGTGAAATCATTTATGAAGAATTTATCGATTATGAAGATGACTTGTTAACGGGGACAGTGGAAAGACAAGACCGGCGTTATATCTATGTGAATTTAGGTAAAATTGAGGCAGTTTTGACTCCTGAGGGACAAATCCCTGGAGAGTATTTCCAACCCCATGACCGTATCCAAGTTTATGTGGAAAGGGTCGAAAATACCACAAAGGGACCTCAAATTTACGTGAGTCGTACCCATCCTAATATGCTAAAACGCTTATTTGAGCAAGAAGTTCCCGAAATTTACGATGGGACCGTTGAAATTCGCGCAATTGCTAGAGAAGCAGGCGATCGTTCTAAGCTAGCTGTTTATTCTAATGACCCTAATGTGGATCCGGTGGGGACCTGTGTGGGGCCTAGAGGTAGCCGGGTGCAAACAGTGGTTAATGAACTGAAGGGCGAAAATATGGATATTATCGAATGGGATGAGGATCCTGCGGTTCTCATTGCTAATGCTTTAAATCCTGCTGATGTTCTCGCTGTTCACTTTGTTCCTAATGAACAGGCTTGTGTAGTCGTTGTTCCAGACAATCATTTGTCTTTAGCCATCGGTAAGCGAGGGCAAAACGCTCGTCTAGCAGCTAAGTTAACGGGTTATAAGATTGATATTAAGTCTGAAACTGAGTATGAAGACTATCAAGATTCTGAAGAATACAAAGAAAAATTTTTACAAGATCAAAATCTTGAAGCTGAGAGTGAAGAAGTCGAAAGCCTCTTAAACGATGTTAACGCAGGGGAAGAACTCATGAGTGATCCGGCTGCCTTAGCCTCTGATTCTCTAGTTAGTGAGGAAACTGATCCTTTATTATCAGAAGTTTCAGCAGATGACCAAGCTGGTTTCGAAAATTACGATGAAGAAAATATCCATCCTGATGATATGGAAGAAATTGTTTCAGATGTTGAAGAATCCGATGAAGTGACATACGATGAATTGTTGGATGAAGGTCAAGATCTCGAAAAAGAATAG
- a CDS encoding ABC transporter ATP-binding protein, whose translation MNELVQLKNLNKVFQTQSSKPHQVIKDLNLSIKDNDFISVIGSNGAGKSTMMNLIAGTIPLSSGQIYLDDREISALPAYKRAKMISRVFQDPQMGTAKSLSVEENLAIAYKRGHKRSFQTSITKDMREEFRSRLSTLGMGLENRMQERVSSLSGGQRQVLTLLMAVLQTPKLLLLDEHTAALDPRTSAMVMSLTQDLVSQYQLTTLMITHDMNDALAYGNRLIMLHDGQVVVDISGEEKENCSIDDLLQLFHHNVGESLNNDELLLAN comes from the coding sequence ATGAATGAATTAGTTCAATTAAAGAATTTAAATAAGGTATTTCAAACGCAATCGAGTAAACCCCATCAGGTCATTAAAGATTTAAATCTTTCGATTAAAGATAACGATTTTATTAGTGTTATTGGCAGCAACGGCGCAGGAAAATCAACCATGATGAATCTTATTGCCGGAACGATTCCTTTGAGCTCTGGACAGATTTATTTAGACGACCGTGAAATTTCTGCTTTACCAGCTTATAAACGCGCAAAAATGATTAGTCGGGTCTTTCAAGACCCACAAATGGGCACAGCGAAATCCCTTAGCGTAGAAGAAAACTTAGCCATTGCTTATAAGCGAGGACACAAGCGCAGCTTTCAAACATCTATTACAAAAGATATGCGCGAAGAATTTCGCTCCCGTTTAAGTACCTTAGGCATGGGTTTAGAAAACCGGATGCAAGAACGGGTAAGTTCCTTATCAGGGGGCCAACGTCAAGTCTTAACTTTACTTATGGCTGTCTTACAAACTCCAAAACTATTACTTCTTGACGAGCATACGGCTGCCTTAGATCCGCGCACAAGTGCAATGGTAATGTCTTTAACCCAAGACTTGGTCAGCCAATATCAACTGACTACTCTAATGATCACCCATGATATGAATGATGCGCTAGCTTATGGCAATCGTTTAATCATGCTTCATGATGGCCAAGTAGTTGTTGATATCTCTGGAGAAGAGAAAGAAAATTGTAGTATTGACGACTTACTACAACTCTTCCATCATAATGTCGGTGAAAGTCTCAATAATGATGAGTTATTATTAGCTAATTAA
- a CDS encoding ABC transporter substrate-binding protein, which yields MKKYLRYLAAGLLTCTLAACSNQGKESSNDKVDVGIIQYMEHDSLQRAKEGFQDSLKEAGYEEGKNLAIEFHNSQGDQSNLQSITQQLKGKKDLVLSIATPAAQAMLNTDKETPQLFTAVTDPVGAKLVESMEKPGKNMTGTSDMAPVGDVVDLLLKADPSIKTIGILYNSSEVNSEVQYEQAKEYIESKGLKVESMTVTSTNEVQQATKILAEKVDGIYLPTDNTIANTIQTIGKVLMETKTPSVAAFDAAIEGSLCAYGVDYYKLGQQTGNMAVDILKGDKKPEETPVEMSKELVVKVNDEMAAALGMDSEELKARLKE from the coding sequence ATGAAAAAATATTTACGTTATCTAGCAGCAGGTCTCTTAACCTGTACACTAGCCGCTTGTTCAAATCAAGGCAAGGAAAGTAGTAATGATAAGGTGGATGTGGGGATTATCCAATATATGGAACATGATTCCCTACAAAGAGCCAAGGAAGGGTTCCAAGATAGCCTGAAAGAAGCCGGCTATGAAGAAGGGAAGAATTTAGCGATTGAATTCCACAATTCCCAAGGCGATCAATCGAACTTGCAAAGCATTACCCAGCAATTAAAGGGAAAAAAGGACCTGGTTTTAAGTATTGCTACTCCAGCTGCACAAGCCATGCTCAATACTGACAAGGAGACCCCGCAATTATTTACCGCGGTTACTGATCCGGTCGGCGCTAAATTAGTTGAAAGTATGGAAAAACCGGGTAAAAATATGACCGGTACTAGTGATATGGCTCCTGTCGGTGATGTTGTTGATTTATTATTAAAGGCTGATCCATCCATCAAAACCATCGGGATTTTATATAACTCAAGTGAAGTAAACTCAGAAGTCCAATATGAACAAGCCAAGGAATATATCGAATCCAAGGGCTTAAAGGTCGAAAGTATGACGGTGACATCAACTAATGAAGTCCAACAAGCGACTAAAATCTTAGCAGAAAAAGTAGATGGAATTTACCTTCCAACAGATAACACCATTGCTAATACCATTCAAACGATCGGTAAAGTCTTAATGGAGACCAAGACACCATCCGTAGCCGCTTTCGATGCTGCTATCGAAGGTTCCTTATGTGCCTATGGGGTAGACTACTATAAATTGGGACAACAAACCGGGAATATGGCAGTGGATATTCTCAAGGGCGATAAAAAGCCTGAAGAAACTCCAGTAGAAATGTCTAAGGAACTAGTCGTTAAGGTAAATGATGAAATGGCTGCTGCCTTGGGAATGGATAGTGAAGAATTAAAGGCGCGTTTGAAGGAATAG
- the rnpM gene encoding RNase P modulator RnpM encodes MKKRKIPMRRCVVSNEQFPKKELIRVVRTPEGEVAIDPSGKMNGRGAYVATDPDIVQKAWDKHLLDKHLEVSIDDAFYNELKDYADHMKARKELYGNE; translated from the coding sequence ATGAAAAAGCGCAAAATACCGATGCGTCGGTGTGTGGTGTCTAATGAGCAATTTCCAAAAAAAGAGTTAATTCGGGTTGTCCGTACACCAGAGGGCGAAGTTGCTATTGACCCGAGTGGGAAAATGAATGGACGCGGTGCCTATGTAGCGACCGACCCTGACATAGTTCAAAAGGCATGGGATAAGCACCTACTGGACAAGCACTTGGAAGTTAGCATTGATGACGCTTTTTATAATGAATTAAAGGATTACGCTGATCATATGAAAGCTAGAAAAGAGCTATATGGCAATGAATAA
- a CDS encoding ABC transporter permease yields MDLMISSVSQGMMWSILAIGVYITFRILGLADLSAEGSFPLGAAVCAKLLVNQVHPFLAVLAALLAGALAGFLTGFMTTKMKIPTLLAGILTMTGLYSINLRVMGQANTPLLGEKTLLTSLENLGLSTTWSPFLLGLLTVMVIVLGLVIFMGTEYGLSLIATGDNALMAEANGIRTDHVQLVGYMISNALIALSGALIAQYNGYADLSMGTGTIVIGLAAIVIGEVLLSQVKLPSRLLSIILGAIIYRVIIDLIMKYIPILPSDIKILSAIVLAIILWGPQVEWKTKKSAHLND; encoded by the coding sequence ATGGATTTAATGATATCTAGTGTTTCGCAGGGAATGATGTGGTCAATTTTGGCCATTGGGGTATATATTACTTTTAGAATCTTAGGCTTAGCCGACTTATCAGCAGAGGGGAGTTTCCCTCTGGGGGCGGCAGTTTGTGCTAAATTATTAGTTAATCAGGTTCATCCCTTTTTAGCGGTTCTAGCGGCTCTTCTAGCCGGTGCTCTGGCTGGCTTTCTAACAGGTTTTATGACCACAAAGATGAAAATACCGACCCTCTTAGCAGGAATTTTGACCATGACTGGACTTTATTCCATTAATTTAAGGGTCATGGGTCAAGCTAATACTCCCTTACTAGGAGAAAAAACTTTGTTAACTTCCTTAGAGAACTTAGGCTTATCGACAACATGGTCACCATTTTTACTAGGCTTATTAACCGTCATGGTTATTGTTTTAGGACTTGTGATTTTTATGGGCACTGAGTACGGATTGAGTTTAATTGCAACTGGTGATAATGCCTTAATGGCAGAAGCTAACGGGATTCGAACGGACCACGTGCAATTAGTGGGCTACATGATTTCCAATGCCTTGATTGCTCTATCAGGGGCTTTAATCGCTCAGTATAACGGCTATGCTGACCTATCAATGGGAACCGGAACCATCGTCATTGGTCTAGCTGCCATTGTGATTGGCGAAGTCTTATTAAGCCAAGTAAAATTACCAAGTCGTTTATTGTCAATTATTTTGGGTGCGATTATCTACCGAGTAATTATCGACTTAATCATGAAATATATTCCGATTTTACCAAGTGATATCAAGATACTATCCGCCATAGTCTTAGCAATTATCCTATGGGGCCCACAAGTAGAATGGAAGACTAAGAAAAGCGCTCATTTAAATGATTAA
- a CDS encoding L7Ae/L30e/S12e/Gadd45 family ribosomal protein gives MNKRLNLLGLAQVAGGLISGESSVIEAVQKGKALHVIAATDLSERSLKTIKNKCDFYQVPLSLEFTQAEISQALGKKRSICAFTNQGFAKKFN, from the coding sequence ATGAATAAGCGCTTAAATCTTTTAGGGCTTGCCCAGGTTGCCGGTGGCTTGATCAGTGGAGAAAGCAGCGTTATTGAAGCCGTTCAAAAGGGTAAGGCACTTCACGTCATCGCAGCGACAGATTTAAGTGAGCGTTCATTAAAAACCATTAAGAACAAATGTGATTTTTACCAAGTTCCCTTGAGTTTAGAATTTACCCAAGCAGAGATAAGCCAAGCCCTCGGTAAGAAGCGGTCAATTTGCGCTTTTACTAATCAAGGCTTTGCTAAAAAATTTAATTGA
- a CDS encoding P-II family nitrogen regulator → MQEMIITIVDHKYGRDVIKTAREAGAVGATVVKGRGAGYKDYEAAFDVTIEEEKDIVLMVVDSEKVSAISQAIVEKMNLRSPNSGITFSLPVNNTTGLLREIE, encoded by the coding sequence ATGCAAGAAATGATTATTACCATTGTTGACCATAAATATGGTCGCGATGTGATCAAAACTGCCCGGGAAGCGGGAGCTGTCGGAGCTACTGTCGTTAAGGGACGTGGAGCGGGTTATAAAGATTATGAAGCCGCTTTTGATGTCACCATTGAAGAAGAAAAAGATATTGTCTTAATGGTGGTAGATAGTGAAAAGGTAAGTGCCATTTCCCAGGCTATTGTTGAAAAAATGAACCTGAGATCACCAAATTCAGGAATTACCTTTTCCCTACCTGTCAATAATACGACCGGTTTATTGCGCGAAATTGAATAA
- the rimP gene encoding ribosome maturation factor RimP → MAKVTDQVKALIEADINEMGYQLFDITFSKEGKDWYLRIYIDNNDGITIADCVKASEKISEILDNVEDDPIPQAYYLEVSSPGAERPLNNDNAIQQAIGKWVHLNFYHEIDGSKFVEGRLLEASEQYFTLEVKDKTRRLVQDFPRKSVSLIRLAIEF, encoded by the coding sequence ATGGCTAAAGTTACTGACCAAGTGAAAGCATTAATTGAAGCTGATATTAATGAAATGGGATATCAATTATTTGATATCACTTTTTCCAAAGAGGGTAAGGATTGGTATTTACGCATCTACATAGATAATAATGACGGCATAACGATCGCTGATTGTGTAAAAGCAAGTGAAAAGATTTCTGAAATCTTAGACAATGTCGAAGACGACCCTATTCCCCAAGCTTACTACCTAGAAGTATCTTCTCCTGGAGCGGAACGTCCTTTAAATAATGACAATGCCATCCAACAAGCAATTGGTAAATGGGTTCATTTAAATTTCTATCATGAAATTGATGGTAGCAAATTTGTTGAAGGACGCCTTTTAGAAGCTAGTGAACAATACTTTACTTTAGAAGTAAAAGATAAGACCCGACGTTTAGTTCAAGACTTTCCGCGTAAAAGCGTGTCTTTAATTCGTTTGGCAATAGAATTTTAA